The sequence below is a genomic window from Pleuronectes platessa chromosome 13, fPlePla1.1, whole genome shotgun sequence.
GGTCGACATTGCCGTGCCACAACTCTCTGGTTTCATTttgcacttcttttttttaaatgcccttTTTCAGCTTGAAGGCCACACCTTGGAGAAGAGGTGTCACATGGTGCAGCATGACGGGCAGATGATGATTAATAAAGTTACCACTGtaggagaggtgagagaggaatTTGTAGAGTGAGCTTTAACAGTCTAAAATCCtgacaacaataacaaatacattttattatccCAAGACCTATAGTAAACATTAGTATTTTTGAATAGATGCTTTACTGTATTATGGCTTTGTCGTAAAACCTTAGACAACAAAGCGGCTTTTATTTAGCAAAACTGGGATTAAATGACTGTTCAAAACAACATCTCAGAAATTGTTGCGATTTGACTCTTGTTTCTCTCAATACTACTCTACCATCCATCCTTTTTGTGTGTGAACGTGCATACAGGAGGTGACGAAGGAGAGTGTCTCTTATCCCAAATCTGTCATAAGAGGGCTGGTAACAGAGGGCTCCACCCTGCTGCTGATGCGCCTGATCGCTCTGAGGAAGAAGGTGCCCCAGAACATGACCTTCATCTCCTTGAACCAGGAGTTACACATGTCCCAAATCACCCTTGTAAGTGTTTATACGATTTCTTGTTCTGTCAATGACTCTTATGAAAAGTGAACTCTGATTATACGTGTGCCTGTGTTTAGAGTGAGCTGGGTGTGAAGGAGCTGGACATCGGGGGTGAGACGGTGGAGGTGTTTGGGATGCAGAGGACTATTCACTCTGTGGAGGAAAGCCTCACCACCTGGCAGTGCTACTTCCTGGAGGACGGGTAGGTTCAATGACAGCTTCTTAAGGTTCTTAAACTTCGTAGACACTGCCCACCACAAGTAGGCTACGACTGTTGATTTGACACTATTTCAATTATTTTAGTGTTTACAAGTCAACCGCTGATTAGGCTTGCGTGATAAAATATCGAAAATGTTGTTAcctgatttttttaaatgacgatgcatgcatttaaaaaaaaaaagaaagaaactgttTATGCTACTTGAtgaattcattcatttcttCTGATCAGGCACTTGGCCAGTAGAGTGCACGTGGGATCACCAGTCACTGTAAGGCTTCTGCATCTGCCATCACAGCCGGAAAAAGGTAATTACTGATTCGGGGGAGAAGGATATGGACGGAAGATAACTTCGCTCCTGAAACATTTAGTGTGTTATGGCCTCCTTGtcgactttttcttttttctcctttttatcTTAATTGCTTATCCAGAGAAAGTGTCTGATGTCTCCGTCTTATCTCTTCCTCACACTGACAATGAAAAAAAGTGTTCCTCAGACCTCCATCAGTGACTGATcaagtgtgtggctgtgtgtgtgtgtgtgtttttaaaattttaGGTTTTGAAAAAATCCCCCTTGTTTGGGAAGAAGACATGGAGATGTGGTCTAAGTTCCTGGACAGAAAGGTGAGAGTAGATTTAAATATACTTGAGAGGAGCTGAATAATCAGGTCTCTCACACATCTCCTCCTATTCAATAAAACACCATGTGAATATGTGTGAATGTCTCCCTGTggcaggaggagctgaaggcGGACCATGGCTCGTACTTTAGAAAGCACCCAGAGATCCGTGCTATCATATCTGACTTCCTGCAGTTCTTGTTGCTGAGGAAACCAGATGACGTCTTCCAATTTGCCAAAGACTACTTCCTCCCGTTCGCTTCAGAGCCACCTCCAGACTCAAACCTGAAAGCCTCATCGTCCTGAAGGCTCACAAGATCAAAACTGTATTTCATaactttcttttaatttatccCTTTTACGTTTACTTTTCTTCAGAATGATAGACGACTAGTTGGTTATAAAGGaaacatggttgaaatgaacaTTACTTTTAATCATGAGACTTCATAAAAAGAGagacaatttaattaaaatgtattatgaaTAAAGTGGGTTtgttttagtgtgtttgtggtttgtttttctcatggACTGAATTGCAGAGGGATAAAGTTAGAATGTTTTGTCATTATTGTAGCTGCATGAATATGAATAGGCAAATAGTTGCTACTTTGACCAAATTACATAGCAATATCATCCAGTCATAAAATATTCAAGATAATGATGCAGATTGATGCCCTGTGCCCATAATCATGTGACACTGTCCAAACTGACGCACGCATGCTGAGTCAGACTCCATATTTTAATTTTCAGTGCACTTTTTTTAGAGGTTTATTTTCAAGTTTGAATATTTTGGTTCGCAATCAGATAGATGACAGTGCTAAGCTCAACGTGCTAAATCATCTTAATGCTTAAACTAGGTTACAGCAAGCTATATATATAGGGGGCACCTTTTTTCAGGTTAGAGCAAAGGCCCCTCAAGGTGTATGttcaaatcaaatgtaaagTTACATTGCTTGTAAAACTAGGTCAAAGTTAGTAAGCTTAcaaatgtgaatgtttttacATAAGACAGTTGTGCTATAACCTTCACTACATGTGTCAAACTGGAGTTTTAGGCCAGTCATTTCCACTTTGCTAATCCCAACTGTAACTGGGAGATTAACGCTTGTTGGTACAATTTTGAGTTTTGTATTTGAATTGCCTCTGAATATGAATTTTCCGTGAAATGGGCGTTTATTTTGAAGGAAAGCGGAAACGACTACTTCTCGAACTCGGtaaaaaacacactgacattAAAAGAAGAATTCTACTTCCGCTGAAAGTGAAACCCCTGAAACGTCTAGAAAGACGCACCGGGAAACCTCAAGTAAAACTTTAGTGAAAAGTTGACTACTGCCGAACTGTAGAAGACGAAGTGTTTCGCTCTGTGAAGGTGAAGTGACGGAGACAGACGGGGCCTCAGCGAATACGTGTCAACTTCGTAAGTCACCGAACTGTTTGTTGACTTTGCCTGTAGTTTGAGAAGTAAATCAAAAGTTACACTGTTGCCTGTGCTTCGCTTAGAGAGCTCAACCGTCTTAACGCAACAACATATTCACTGTTCATCTGCCAGGGTTTCGAGTCAGACAAACTAAAAAACTTTAGACTTTTAAAAAGTTTCCGTGTTGTGAGATCATACGTCACACCCATGTGCCGTGTTGATTCAGCTTTACGTGACGTCACTGGTGATAACAAGAAGACCACCATGAGCCTGAAGCGTTGTTATATAAAACTAGTTAAGGTTAGTTTGGTAATATTCATaagaatataaatacaaactttTGAGTTCAAtatgtggggaaaaaaagaataataataacttaatttatattaatataattaatttaGAAGCTTTCATCACAAAGTACAATGTGCTTCACATTAAGAAACAAATGTTGGAAATACAGACAGATGTGCATAAATAATAATGCCATGATTAAAATAATACCTGATATTTATAAGATGCAAATAACTGGAGGGTActctaataataaaatacatgttctTTTTCGTTTCAAGTAAAATAAggtttgcatttaaaaacaaaataaagagctTTTGAATTAGGCATCTtagtaaaaaaaagtcaaatagaACCACCCCCCTCAAAATCTAATAATATCTCTGGGTCTGGATCCGGACCTCGGCCCGCCTATTTGTGCCCTATGCACTACAGTATTATATAAACTAAAATGCTCAGTCCACTATTGTGTCATGCTATGATAATATCCAACAGTTTTTTGGTAGAGGTGCTATTTAGTGTTACTTGAATGTTGTTGTGATATCCGTTggtatattttctttattaaagcGATTCTATGCAACTTTGTAAACCTTAAAATAGAAGCTTCTAAATTAGTTTGATGTTACACTGACTTTGATTAGGGAGAATGGAGCCTttttcattcctcctcctcaccctgaacTCCTGTTGCTGAACCATGTATTTTTGGTGATTGGGTCGTACCTGTCTGTCATTAACCAACctgtcaaccaaccaaccaacctctTGCTTATTTTCTTCTGTCTTCCTGACAGCACTGACCTTTGAGCTGAGCACCCGGCCTGTGTGGCTGGGAGTGGGCCTGTGATGGATAGACTGAAGCTGTTACGCATAGACGAGGAGCTGGACTCATCTGAGGTGGCAGCACTCTGCTTCCTGTGTCTTGATGTTGTCAACAAGAAACGCCTGGAGGGGGTGAGCACCACACAACTCATACTTTTGCCTATGCACTTGTCTGAAGGACAGGGTAGGGAATCTATATCACAAccagttttttgttgttatcCTCTTTACATCCTGAGAgttatgattaaataaaaagctctgccaacacaatgaaaaagaaaaagtaatatGTGGAAGCCGAAGGCCAGGATCCTTTTTGTCTTGGCTGACGTGATTAGATGGCCTACTTACATATAAATCAGgcaatatgagcctttcacagacgaATAACTGTCAGTGTTCATGTTTGCCACTCTGCGATAGTTTTTACTATCATTGTACAGAATAAACCGTGCAGAATAGATGATCATACATGTATATACTGGAAAATCTAAAATTATGTTTGGTTTCTTAATTGAAGTTGTACatattttggttttcttttatttaatgtatttattatttgtgtttttatttataaaaatggcctgtggtaatgctccGGAGACTACTTTATTATTATACCTTGTCATGAGTTAGCCGCCCTCAAACAgttcttttattgtttgtgtgctgggtAGTGAACTTTGTGTTACATGTGTGCAGTTTAAATACAAGTTTGATGGATTTActgagctgctgttgttttttcatacattgcatctCAGCTATTTCAGAGGTTAGTTAGTTAAATGTTcacaataaaagctctgtaattcagctcgatctgaagcattgcagcaacaaaaataATTGTGTGCTTTTACTTTCAAGTCAActtgccaaacaggaagtgattctataaACGTTGGTGGAGACCCCCACttccactgactgctacagggCTTTTTCTAAAAAGTCAGATTGTTACCATTGAGATATTTTACTTACACCCTCCAaaatattgtttcatttcacCCATTTTCTTTTAACATCTATCTGTATTAATAATCATTAATCCTTTTTTTGGTGACTCTTTTAGCAGACAGACTTTCTCTAATTTCTTAACATTCACAGGTTTGCAACCTGTCCCACTTCAATGTGGATCCTGTCAAAATGTTGCTAACTGTTGTTTTGTCTGATTCTCGGTTTGATGTCTTACAGATCAAAGATGCAAGACAGCTGTTCTCGAGACTAGAAGAAAAGGGTGTGCTGGAAAAcagttttttcctttctcaGCTGCTCCAAACTATCCGTCGAACAGATCTCCTCAGCTACCTGGAGACAGACAGCAGGCCACCAGAGGAAACGGATGCAAGTCCCACCTTGTCGGCTTACAGGTAAAAGCAGTACGAATTTTACAACCACTGGAAGAGATGAGGATATGGCTCCATTTCACTTCAGTCGGTATTAGTCCCAAGATCTTGAGTGTTTTGTTGTCTGTCTCTTCCCTCTTTTTCCTTCATCTGTTCTTTCTGTCAGGGTGATGCTGTACAACACATACAACGACATGACTCAGGAGAATCTTGAGAAGATGAAGTTTCTGTTGAGCACCAAGTTATACAGAAGACAAACAGAGGCCAGCGATGTGAGAACACACCCACCACCACTGTTGCACCCACTGTTATATAAGAAGTCATGACATGCTGATTTCACTTTGTGCTTCTGAATGAAAAATCCTCTACACAAGATTAGGAACTAAACTTGTAATCAAATTCTCTTGACGGTAATGTGCCTGTCATCATGATTGCACCTCACATGAACATACATAATGTATGACGTCAATTGTATTGTAAACCGCTATTTAAGTGAAATCTCgtttcgtctttttgttttttatcagtcAACAACATATTACCCGTGTAAACTTTTTTAACTCAGCTCAgtaaagttaaaacaaaaagtttTTTTGCCAATGGTGTGCATTTTATACAGCTTGGAACGTTTTATCACAGTAAATACTGTTAAACGTATCTTTGCATACAACATATTTAGTCATGAGCTGCAGAGGGTAGTTTCCAATAGGCCAAAgagaattattatatatatgttatatggAGCCATCTTAACATATAGTGTAAAAGTATCATATCAAATTCTAATTAGATGTTATCTTATGGATGTTAATCTAATATGAACATCATTTGATTTGCTAGGATGATTTAAAAGCTGTAAATATTTTATACTGTTGGGACCTGCAGCCATTTTGCCTCAATTTCTTTGCCACGTTGTTTCTTCtgtcattataaaaaaaaaaaaaattgagattgTTCTTATGCAGACATTTTTAACTCCTCTACCAGCTTCTATCACTGCACCAgattcaacagttttcttttcctAATTCGCAGACAGCCCTGGATTTATTCATTAAAATGGAAAATACTGGTATACTGTCAAATACAAATCTC
It includes:
- the catip gene encoding ciliogenesis-associated TTC17-interacting protein → MEASLEEKTPAGALTVRQGAQLKASAEAIAFMSSIEPVDLLRCVFADSLVTVSEGGRHVGSFSVTLEFARRIQQPCVMLHAQSQGAIDGSPCGTTVTAYLTTNLEVLEEDYHEFVKLEGHTLEKRCHMVQHDGQMMINKVTTVGEEVTKESVSYPKSVIRGLVTEGSTLLLMRLIALRKKVPQNMTFISLNQELHMSQITLSELGVKELDIGGETVEVFGMQRTIHSVEESLTTWQCYFLEDGHLASRVHVGSPVTVRLLHLPSQPEKGFEKIPLVWEEDMEMWSKFLDRKEELKADHGSYFRKHPEIRAIISDFLQFLLLRKPDDVFQFAKDYFLPFASEPPPDSNLKASSS